A window from Mycolicibacterium tokaiense encodes these proteins:
- a CDS encoding STAS domain-containing protein encodes MNVDVTINGDDLTAIIQVTGDLAYGSTDVFVRAVADLTARARGLRHLRVDMAALRFFDSAGLASLLTAHSQAVAAGMELHLDNRPAQLNRVLDITGMQKLFAAG; translated from the coding sequence GTGAACGTGGACGTCACCATCAACGGTGACGACCTGACGGCCATCATCCAGGTGACCGGTGATCTCGCCTATGGCAGCACCGACGTCTTCGTCAGAGCCGTTGCCGACCTCACCGCCAGAGCGCGCGGACTGCGGCACCTCCGTGTTGACATGGCGGCACTGCGCTTCTTCGACTCCGCGGGACTGGCCAGTTTGTTGACCGCGCACAGCCAGGCTGTGGCGGCGGGTATGGAACTGCATCTCGACAACCGGCCCGCGCAGTTGAATCGCGTTCTCGACATCACCGGGATGCAGAAGCTGTTCGCCGCCGGGTAG
- a CDS encoding amidohydrolase family protein, whose translation MQDNDLHPARVITGTLPDGSLADLHLSSGADGVVRVRSIQSHRPDTGATVDGRLDLRGHVLTAPAAEPHAHLDKALSWRELAPPLGDLDDAIACWRAGSVSLTEDSFRHRALTAVAAMLRNGITAIRTHVDVLDDEDPLRGVRALRDVRDRLRGLVDLEIAVLAGPGTPTHHIEAALEAGAQIIGGAPHIADGPVDEVIRLVDLAEKHGTGIDLHVDEFLDGDHLTVSAYAERVTDWPASMSRTAGHCSRLATLPPTELDKVAAQLARAAVSVVALPITNLYLLGRHGSSTGRRGITAIDVLRHHGVLVAAGADNIRDPFNPVGRADPLETASLLITAAHQTPSAASELVTSSARKVLGLDPAGPQVGARADFLAVQGSDLLDVIAAAPADRVVIVNGAVVARTATTSWSALPTSRQQQIPAPCVMENV comes from the coding sequence ATGCAGGACAACGATCTTCACCCTGCTCGCGTCATCACGGGCACGCTACCGGACGGGTCCCTCGCCGACCTACACCTGTCCAGCGGCGCCGACGGGGTGGTGCGCGTTCGCTCCATCCAGTCGCACCGCCCTGACACCGGAGCCACGGTGGACGGCCGACTTGATCTGCGCGGTCATGTTCTGACCGCCCCGGCCGCCGAACCCCACGCCCACCTCGACAAAGCGCTGTCCTGGAGGGAGCTTGCGCCACCGCTGGGAGATCTCGACGACGCGATCGCCTGCTGGCGAGCCGGCAGCGTGAGCCTCACCGAAGACTCCTTTCGTCATCGCGCCCTGACCGCAGTTGCCGCAATGCTGCGCAACGGCATCACGGCCATCCGCACCCACGTTGACGTGCTCGATGATGAGGACCCCCTGCGCGGGGTGCGGGCGCTGCGTGACGTCCGCGACCGCCTGCGCGGTCTGGTCGACCTGGAGATCGCGGTGCTGGCGGGCCCCGGCACGCCGACCCACCACATCGAAGCTGCACTCGAGGCCGGCGCCCAGATCATCGGCGGCGCGCCGCACATCGCCGATGGCCCTGTCGATGAGGTGATCCGCCTGGTCGATCTCGCCGAAAAGCACGGCACGGGAATCGATCTACACGTCGACGAGTTCCTCGACGGGGACCATCTGACGGTCAGCGCCTATGCAGAACGCGTCACCGACTGGCCCGCATCGATGTCGCGGACGGCGGGACACTGCAGCCGCCTGGCCACTCTGCCCCCTACAGAACTGGACAAGGTGGCAGCCCAACTGGCCCGCGCGGCGGTGTCGGTGGTCGCCCTACCGATCACCAATCTGTACCTGCTGGGCCGGCACGGCAGCTCGACCGGCCGTCGCGGCATCACCGCCATCGACGTGCTGCGCCACCACGGCGTGCTGGTAGCGGCCGGCGCCGACAACATCCGCGACCCCTTCAACCCGGTGGGACGCGCCGACCCACTGGAGACCGCCTCGCTGCTGATCACAGCCGCCCACCAAACCCCATCGGCTGCATCGGAACTGGTCACAAGTTCGGCCCGGAAGGTACTCGGTCTCGACCCGGCCGGACCGCAGGTCGGCGCCCGCGCCGACTTTCTCGCGGTGCAAGGATCCGATCTTCTGGACGTCATCGCCGCCGCACCCGCCGACCGAGTTGTGATCGTCAACGGGGCCGTGGTGGCGCGCACCGCCACCACCAGCTGGTCGGCCCTGCCGACATCGCGGCAGCAGCAGATCCCCGCCCCCTGTGTGATGGAGAACGTATGA
- a CDS encoding amidohydrolase family protein: MTAVLRGAAAVVVDATTVTRDPLVVVDGWVADGLPPAGAETIDVTDCIVTPGLVNAHHHLLQSAFRSTPATRNLPMRDWLPAMANRYAQAAVDPDLVAAAAAVGSAESLLCGVTTVADHHLTWPRGQDPVALAGATITAARRIGLRLVFVRGTAGDDPDVAAQSVLDIHTAHLRDARGGVTADGYLQLAVGPAGLHADGPDTYAALAEVAGRLGVRRRTQANEQVDVEVALLRHRRRPLEVLEDWGWLAADVTLAHLCDITEAEVDLVAQKHVSVTHAPACDVPMGWGVARVAALRRAGVHVGLGTSGGGSNDAGHLLADARLAVQLSGLIGEPVSAPEILGAATEGSAVGLGRGELGHLRRGAAADLCVWDAGDVFDAGALDPVGSLLWSSPGRRPRDVMVGGRWVVRDGTLLTADSRQVAAELNAEVRRRIRSAGGADHL; encoded by the coding sequence GTGACGGCGGTACTGCGCGGCGCTGCGGCTGTGGTCGTCGATGCGACGACGGTCACCCGTGACCCTCTTGTCGTCGTGGACGGGTGGGTGGCGGATGGCCTGCCGCCGGCCGGCGCCGAGACCATCGACGTCACCGACTGCATCGTCACTCCAGGACTGGTCAACGCACACCATCACCTGCTGCAGAGTGCCTTCCGCTCCACGCCCGCCACCCGCAATCTGCCCATGCGTGACTGGCTGCCTGCGATGGCCAACCGGTACGCCCAGGCGGCGGTGGATCCGGACCTGGTGGCCGCAGCGGCGGCCGTGGGGTCGGCGGAATCGCTGTTGTGCGGCGTGACCACGGTCGCCGACCACCATCTGACGTGGCCGCGCGGACAGGACCCCGTTGCACTGGCGGGTGCCACGATCACCGCGGCCCGTCGCATCGGTCTGCGGCTGGTCTTCGTCCGCGGTACTGCCGGTGATGACCCTGATGTGGCCGCTCAATCCGTGCTGGACATCCACACCGCGCATCTGCGGGATGCACGCGGCGGCGTCACCGCCGACGGATATCTACAACTGGCGGTGGGCCCGGCGGGGTTGCATGCCGACGGACCCGACACCTATGCCGCGCTCGCCGAGGTCGCGGGCCGGCTGGGCGTACGACGACGCACCCAGGCCAATGAACAGGTGGATGTCGAGGTGGCCCTGCTGCGTCACCGCCGGCGCCCGCTGGAGGTGCTCGAGGACTGGGGCTGGCTGGCGGCGGACGTGACGCTGGCCCATCTGTGCGACATCACCGAAGCAGAAGTGGATCTGGTTGCACAGAAACATGTTTCGGTGACCCACGCCCCGGCATGCGACGTCCCGATGGGCTGGGGCGTCGCGCGGGTTGCGGCGCTTCGGCGGGCCGGTGTCCACGTGGGGCTGGGCACCAGCGGAGGTGGGAGCAACGACGCCGGACATCTGCTGGCCGACGCGCGGCTGGCTGTGCAGCTCTCCGGTCTGATCGGCGAGCCGGTGTCGGCGCCGGAGATCCTGGGTGCGGCCACCGAGGGGTCCGCCGTCGGACTGGGCCGCGGCGAGTTGGGGCATCTGCGTCGCGGCGCGGCCGCCGATCTCTGCGTCTGGGATGCGGGCGACGTCTTCGATGCCGGTGCGCTCGACCCGGTGGGGTCCCTGCTCTGGTCTTCGCCCGGGCGTCGTCCGCGTGACGTGATGGTGGGCGGTCGATGGGTGGTGCGCGACGGGACGTTGCTCACCGCGGATTCCCGGCAGGTGGCAGCGGAACTCAACGCCGAAGTGCGACGACGGATCCGGTCAGCCGGAGGCGCCGATCATCTGTAG
- a CDS encoding FAD-binding oxidoreductase: MTAPVIAVNTDEGRPDFGPDDVDALSDDLLALLGPRGISELPRALARAGRDGSSMSPILSAQDLGTPDLVCYPRSADVVPAIVRAAVRRGVPITTRGKGTGNYGQVIPRFGGLVLDMTSLTEIGSVTERNITAAAGARMINLEQAAWAQGRQLWMYPSTVQSTLGGFLGGGSAGTGTIVHGRNHEGFVDALDVVYGTEDATLVHLEGDEAQPFVHTYGVAGVIVGATVRVEPLQQWRCLYASFDTHRAAFEAAFQAANVEPKPRLLSADGPMIVDALPNDPALVTGRASVRGIFDARVIDEVANLLTSAGGRVEAVRDGLAETVKLSTLSYNHPTWWLQKAQPHKWFHMEVRGNALVTRLDEVERVYDGGMLHLEVGHQMMFGMLNGIYHSPEQVIAGVAALEELGVGVHSPHQWYVDLDAERVRALAAVTDPKGLLNPGRWM; this comes from the coding sequence ATGACGGCCCCCGTCATCGCGGTCAACACCGACGAGGGGCGGCCCGATTTCGGCCCCGATGACGTCGACGCCCTCTCCGACGACCTGTTGGCGCTGCTGGGTCCGCGCGGGATCAGTGAGTTGCCCCGCGCCTTGGCGCGGGCCGGACGCGACGGTTCCAGCATGAGCCCAATTCTCTCCGCCCAGGATCTCGGCACCCCGGACCTGGTCTGCTACCCCCGCAGCGCCGACGTCGTACCGGCGATCGTGCGGGCGGCGGTGCGCCGCGGGGTGCCGATCACCACCCGCGGCAAGGGCACCGGCAACTACGGACAGGTGATCCCGCGCTTCGGCGGGCTGGTGCTGGACATGACGTCGCTGACCGAGATCGGTTCGGTCACAGAGCGCAACATCACCGCCGCAGCCGGAGCCCGCATGATCAACCTCGAACAGGCCGCGTGGGCTCAGGGCCGCCAACTGTGGATGTATCCCTCCACCGTGCAATCCACGCTGGGCGGGTTTCTGGGCGGCGGATCGGCCGGCACCGGAACCATCGTGCACGGGCGCAACCACGAAGGGTTCGTCGACGCGCTGGATGTCGTCTACGGCACCGAGGACGCCACCCTGGTCCACCTCGAAGGCGACGAGGCACAGCCTTTTGTGCATACCTACGGGGTGGCCGGCGTCATCGTCGGCGCAACCGTCCGGGTGGAGCCGCTGCAGCAATGGCGATGCCTGTATGCCAGTTTCGACACCCATCGCGCCGCGTTCGAGGCAGCATTTCAGGCCGCGAACGTCGAACCGAAACCACGGCTGCTGTCTGCCGACGGCCCCATGATCGTCGACGCCCTCCCGAACGACCCGGCGCTGGTGACCGGTCGCGCCAGCGTGCGCGGGATCTTCGACGCTCGGGTGATCGATGAGGTCGCCAATCTGCTGACCAGCGCAGGAGGACGGGTGGAAGCGGTCCGCGACGGTCTCGCCGAGACCGTCAAGCTGTCCACCCTGTCCTACAACCACCCCACGTGGTGGCTGCAGAAAGCGCAGCCGCACAAGTGGTTCCACATGGAGGTCCGCGGCAATGCGCTGGTCACCCGGCTCGACGAAGTGGAGCGCGTCTACGACGGCGGCATGCTGCATCTGGAGGTCGGGCATCAGATGATGTTCGGGATGCTCAACGGCATCTACCACAGCCCCGAGCAGGTGATCGCCGGCGTCGCGGCGCTCGAGGAGCTCGGGGTCGGGGTGCACTCACCGCATCAGTGGTATGTCGACCTGGACGCCGAGCGGGTCCGCGCGCTGGCCGCTGTCACCGACCCCAAGGGGTTGCTGAACCCGGGCAGGTGGATGTGA
- a CDS encoding helix-turn-helix domain-containing protein, giving the protein MALDEPDADQASLGAEIRRRRKQHGMTLKNLAAAADISHPFLSQLERGYARPSMTTLERIARALETTQVSLMLAAKPAPRHTGAPSVPEGVQLIRSDEGAILPQAGDRAGYARLLVGESAAFYPQEQVLNRRDYAEYFQHPQDEWVYVVAGEIEVDLGRRKFVRLRKGDSLYYAGDTPHRWRLVSPDAAHLIVVQAAV; this is encoded by the coding sequence GTGGCGCTCGACGAGCCCGACGCGGATCAGGCATCCCTGGGAGCCGAAATCCGACGACGCCGCAAACAACACGGCATGACCCTCAAAAACCTTGCCGCTGCTGCCGATATCTCCCATCCGTTCCTGTCACAACTCGAACGGGGATACGCCAGGCCCAGCATGACCACTCTGGAACGCATCGCCCGCGCGTTGGAGACCACGCAGGTGAGTCTGATGCTGGCCGCCAAACCGGCGCCCCGGCACACCGGTGCGCCCTCGGTGCCCGAGGGGGTGCAGCTGATCCGCTCCGATGAGGGCGCCATTCTGCCCCAGGCCGGTGACCGGGCCGGATATGCGCGTCTGCTGGTCGGCGAGAGCGCGGCGTTCTACCCCCAGGAGCAGGTGCTCAACCGGCGCGACTATGCCGAGTATTTCCAGCACCCGCAGGACGAGTGGGTCTACGTGGTGGCCGGTGAGATCGAAGTGGACCTGGGACGCCGGAAGTTCGTCCGATTGCGGAAAGGGGACAGCCTTTACTACGCTGGCGACACCCCTCATCGCTGGCGGCTTGTGAGCCCCGACGCAGCACATCTGATCGTGGTGCAAGCCGCGGTGTGA
- a CDS encoding PDR/VanB family oxidoreductase has protein sequence MSVTDTVADAIPVRVSARRTVAHNIDEFILVATTGRPLPPWSAGAHIDLATPGGPVRQYSLCPSEVGSYRILVERRGESRGGSASAHADLSVGSSTWISRPRNHFALTRALAYVFVAGGIGITPVLSLVDQACHLGRPWRLIYLGRTRAQMAMADELAVRHPDRVTIHESGPSGRLDLASELSGAARGTAVYVCGPPGMVDTVAQVCAPQQAVDWFAERFTACAQSGAPNAEFEVSLAFSSRTITVPADRTILDVLDEHGVVVPASCREGMCGTCETAVVSGEVDHRDAILSPEERSENESMMICVSRCTSGRLVLEL, from the coding sequence ATGTCAGTGACCGATACCGTTGCGGACGCGATCCCGGTCCGGGTCAGCGCCCGGCGAACCGTGGCCCACAACATCGACGAGTTCATCCTGGTCGCCACGACCGGCCGACCGCTGCCCCCGTGGTCGGCCGGCGCGCACATCGACCTGGCCACCCCGGGCGGGCCTGTCAGGCAGTACTCCTTGTGCCCTTCGGAGGTGGGCAGCTATCGCATTCTGGTGGAGCGCCGGGGGGAGAGTCGAGGGGGTTCGGCCTCCGCGCACGCGGACCTTTCGGTGGGTTCATCGACCTGGATCAGCCGCCCGCGCAACCACTTTGCACTGACCCGCGCCCTGGCCTATGTCTTTGTTGCGGGCGGGATCGGCATCACGCCCGTCTTGTCACTGGTCGATCAGGCGTGCCACCTCGGGCGTCCCTGGCGCTTGATCTACCTGGGGCGCACCAGAGCGCAGATGGCCATGGCCGACGAGTTGGCCGTACGTCACCCGGATCGGGTGACGATTCACGAGTCGGGCCCCTCCGGTCGCCTCGACCTGGCATCGGAGCTCTCGGGTGCGGCCCGCGGCACCGCGGTCTATGTGTGCGGCCCTCCGGGCATGGTCGATACCGTGGCCCAGGTCTGCGCGCCCCAGCAGGCTGTGGACTGGTTCGCCGAACGCTTCACGGCCTGTGCACAGTCCGGTGCGCCGAATGCGGAGTTCGAAGTCTCCCTGGCCTTCTCCAGTCGTACGATCACGGTGCCGGCGGACCGCACCATTCTCGACGTGCTGGACGAACACGGCGTTGTGGTGCCTGCATCGTGCCGGGAAGGAATGTGCGGCACCTGCGAGACCGCGGTGGTCAGCGGCGAAGTGGATCATCGTGACGCGATCTTGTCGCCGGAGGAGCGCTCCGAAAACGAATCCATGATGATCTGCGTATCGCGGTGTACCAGCGGACGCCTGGTTCTCGAACTGTGA
- a CDS encoding ABC transporter substrate-binding protein, producing the protein MHRPTWRHVSTTSAVLATLALTAACSSGESTESSGFAGEIGPVDLSTDCPAKVVIQTDWNPEAEHGHLYQLLGPDPQINAENKRVSGPLFDRGQYTGVDIEIRAGGPAIGFQSVTSQMYADPDILLGYVDTDQAIQNSESNPTTAVMAPLDISPQIIMWDPATYPQVQAIADLKATNARVLYFEGATYMSYLTGAGILSPDQVDGSYDGSPANFVADAGKAAQQGYASSEPQLYLEEVEGWNKPIDYQLIHDVGYPIYKSAMAVRSADLEANSACLEQLVPVLQRGAVDYLAAPQAADAVILDAVGQYNTGWVYSQRNADFAKEAMVDLGLMGNGPNATIGDFDAERVQRVIDITTPIFTDQGTAPADGLSPETVATNRFIDTSVSLAS; encoded by the coding sequence ATGCACCGGCCCACCTGGCGCCACGTGTCCACCACCTCCGCTGTGCTCGCGACGCTGGCGCTGACCGCAGCGTGCAGTTCCGGCGAAAGCACCGAGTCATCGGGTTTCGCCGGTGAGATCGGGCCCGTCGACCTCAGCACCGACTGTCCGGCGAAGGTCGTCATCCAGACCGACTGGAACCCCGAGGCCGAGCACGGCCACCTCTACCAGTTGCTCGGCCCCGACCCGCAGATCAACGCCGAGAACAAGCGGGTCTCCGGGCCGTTGTTCGACCGGGGCCAGTACACCGGCGTCGACATCGAGATCCGCGCCGGCGGTCCGGCAATCGGATTCCAGTCGGTCACCTCCCAGATGTACGCCGACCCGGACATCTTGCTCGGGTACGTGGACACCGACCAGGCCATCCAGAACTCCGAATCCAACCCGACCACGGCGGTGATGGCACCACTGGACATCAGCCCGCAGATCATCATGTGGGACCCTGCCACCTACCCCCAGGTGCAGGCCATCGCCGACCTCAAAGCCACCAACGCGCGGGTGCTCTACTTCGAAGGCGCCACCTACATGAGTTATCTGACCGGCGCAGGCATTCTTTCGCCGGACCAGGTGGACGGCAGCTATGACGGCAGCCCGGCCAATTTTGTCGCCGACGCCGGCAAGGCCGCGCAACAGGGGTACGCCAGTTCGGAGCCGCAGCTCTACCTCGAGGAGGTCGAAGGCTGGAACAAGCCCATCGACTACCAGCTCATCCACGACGTCGGCTACCCCATCTACAAGTCGGCGATGGCGGTGCGCTCAGCTGACCTGGAAGCCAACAGCGCCTGCCTCGAGCAGCTGGTCCCGGTGCTGCAGCGCGGTGCCGTCGACTATCTGGCCGCACCTCAGGCCGCCGACGCGGTGATCCTGGATGCGGTCGGCCAGTACAACACCGGCTGGGTCTACTCCCAGCGCAACGCCGACTTCGCCAAGGAGGCGATGGTGGACCTCGGACTGATGGGCAACGGACCCAACGCCACCATCGGTGACTTCGATGCCGAACGCGTGCAACGCGTCATCGACATCACCACCCCGATCTTCACCGATCAGGGCACCGCGCCCGCGGACGGATTGTCACCGGAGACGGTGGCGACCAACCGATTCATCGACACCTCGGTGAGCCTGGCGTCATGA
- a CDS encoding ABC transporter ATP-binding protein has protein sequence MSSSDTATRPSLGHPLVGFEHSSLTYPDGTHALQDVSLTVREGEFVSVVGPSGCGKSTLLRLSAGLETITDGYLQCGAKRIGYVFQDATLLPWRSVQDNVGLFGELDGVAREERRERIAAAIATVGLQGFENHLPHMLSGGMRMRVSLARSLTLDPDLFLFDEPFAALDEITRERLGVELGELFSVKGFAGLFITHSVSEATFLSSRVLVMSGRPGTIVDEVEIPFPYPRPLDLRFTPEFGELAGRISRALREAHA, from the coding sequence ATGAGTTCGTCGGACACCGCCACCAGGCCCAGCCTGGGCCACCCGCTCGTCGGCTTCGAGCACAGCAGCCTCACCTACCCGGACGGCACCCACGCGCTGCAGGACGTCAGCCTGACCGTGCGCGAAGGCGAATTCGTCAGTGTCGTCGGACCTTCCGGTTGCGGGAAATCCACCCTGCTGCGGTTGTCGGCCGGGCTGGAGACCATCACCGACGGCTACCTGCAGTGCGGCGCCAAACGCATCGGCTATGTCTTCCAGGACGCCACCCTGCTGCCCTGGCGCTCCGTGCAGGACAACGTCGGGTTGTTCGGCGAACTCGACGGTGTGGCCCGGGAGGAACGCCGCGAACGGATCGCCGCGGCGATCGCCACGGTGGGGTTGCAGGGCTTCGAGAACCACTTGCCGCACATGCTCTCCGGTGGGATGCGCATGCGGGTGTCACTGGCCCGGTCCCTGACCCTGGATCCCGACCTGTTCCTCTTCGACGAACCGTTCGCCGCACTCGACGAGATCACCCGGGAACGTCTGGGCGTGGAACTCGGTGAGCTGTTCTCGGTCAAAGGCTTTGCCGGATTGTTCATCACGCATTCGGTGTCGGAGGCGACCTTCCTGTCCAGCCGGGTATTGGTGATGTCCGGGCGTCCGGGCACCATCGTCGACGAGGTGGAGATCCCCTTCCCCTATCCCCGGCCGCTCGACCTGCGGTTCACGCCGGAGTTCGGCGAGCTTGCCGGCCGCATCTCCCGCGCACTGCGGGAGGCCCACGCATGA
- a CDS encoding pyridoxamine 5'-phosphate oxidase family protein has translation MITTSGVEFGTDCDPDEYRTVDPMKLLRRWLPGQDSPPPLMALATCAGDDYPRVRHVLLSEADDRAVYFHTDSRSAKVAELTARPRAALALAWPLHGRQVVAHGDVHPAPVAELARTFSRRPRYLQLLAWLNDTDMAELPTSERHRRWADFDIANATLQPPATWTGFGVELRVITFWRADTQGPSQRVRFTRDRGTWQSEVLPG, from the coding sequence GTGATCACCACCAGTGGCGTCGAGTTCGGAACCGATTGCGACCCCGACGAATACCGGACGGTCGACCCGATGAAGCTGTTGCGCCGGTGGCTTCCCGGACAGGACAGCCCACCACCGCTGATGGCGCTGGCCACGTGCGCCGGCGACGACTACCCGCGGGTGCGGCACGTGCTGCTCAGCGAGGCCGATGACCGCGCCGTCTACTTCCACACCGACAGCAGATCCGCGAAGGTGGCCGAACTGACAGCCCGTCCGCGCGCCGCGCTCGCACTGGCGTGGCCGCTACACGGGCGGCAAGTGGTGGCGCACGGTGACGTGCACCCAGCGCCGGTCGCCGAACTGGCCCGCACCTTCAGCCGGCGCCCACGCTATCTGCAACTTCTGGCGTGGCTCAATGACACCGACATGGCGGAACTTCCCACGTCGGAGCGACACCGCCGATGGGCCGATTTCGACATCGCGAACGCCACTCTGCAGCCACCGGCCACGTGGACCGGCTTCGGAGTGGAACTGCGCGTAATCACATTCTGGCGCGCCGACACCCAGGGGCCGTCCCAGCGGGTCCGGTTCACCAGGGACAGAGGAACGTGGCAGTCCGAGGTGCTGCCTGGATGA
- a CDS encoding ABC transporter permease — protein sequence MTATDQQQPTTGQKSPAASHSGQRPRPFTALAAPLFVLVLVVGAWYFVSYVVLDPGRRFLMPPPHLVILDGILGDSAPDMLEALGRTGTVALTGLAIAAVIGITWAVIMSQSQIMENALFPYAVILQCIPILALVPLVGFWFGFGFTARVFVCVLIALFPIVSNTLFGLRSVDRQMRDLFALHHPSRVTVLRKLEFPAAMPAIFAGLRISAGLSVVGAIVGDFFFKQGSAGIGILIDNYRSRLQAPELFASIVLASLLGVLVFWFFGWLGNRVVGRWYHR from the coding sequence ATGACCGCCACCGACCAGCAGCAGCCCACCACCGGTCAGAAAAGCCCAGCTGCAAGCCATTCCGGTCAACGGCCCCGGCCGTTCACCGCGCTGGCCGCCCCGTTGTTCGTCCTGGTCCTGGTGGTCGGGGCGTGGTACTTCGTGAGCTACGTCGTCCTGGATCCCGGCCGGCGCTTTCTCATGCCGCCGCCGCATCTGGTCATCCTGGACGGCATCCTGGGCGACTCCGCACCGGACATGCTGGAGGCCCTCGGCCGCACCGGCACGGTGGCGCTCACCGGCCTGGCGATCGCGGCGGTCATCGGGATCACCTGGGCGGTGATCATGTCGCAGTCACAGATCATGGAGAACGCACTGTTCCCCTATGCGGTGATCTTGCAGTGCATCCCGATTCTCGCCCTGGTGCCGCTGGTCGGTTTCTGGTTCGGATTCGGCTTCACCGCAAGGGTGTTCGTCTGTGTACTGATCGCGCTGTTCCCCATCGTGTCCAACACTCTGTTCGGCTTGCGTTCCGTCGACCGACAGATGCGGGACCTGTTCGCCCTGCACCACCCGAGCCGGGTGACCGTGCTGCGCAAGCTGGAATTCCCCGCGGCGATGCCGGCGATCTTCGCCGGACTGCGTATCTCAGCCGGGTTGTCCGTGGTGGGCGCCATCGTGGGCGACTTCTTCTTCAAACAGGGCAGCGCCGGTATCGGCATCCTGATCGACAACTACCGCTCGCGCCTGCAAGCTCCGGAACTGTTCGCCTCCATCGTGCTGGCCTCCCTGCTGGGAGTCCTCGTGTTCTGGTTCTTCGGCTGGCTCGGCAACCGAGTTGTCGGCCGCTGGTATCACCGCTGA
- a CDS encoding creatininase family protein, which produces MTRRYAELTTEQVGQVLSRDSVLVLPTGAIEPHGPHLPLATDLIVAEALSSAVVERGAAAGHDVWLLPALGYTKSDEHAHLPGTIWLRASTLFDTIVDIGSALGATPARRVLFLNAHGGNSALLEVAARELRRRFDLQTFFTAGPGAAGPTERGLGIHAGWAETSMMLHLRPDLVQLDKATAAVADAVADAVHVGFTKTVRFGWLATDFTESGVIGDPTGADADSGARLFEERVDTLVAALAEISTFDPGRVAR; this is translated from the coding sequence GTGACCCGGCGGTACGCCGAACTCACCACCGAGCAGGTGGGCCAGGTACTGTCGCGGGACTCGGTGCTGGTGTTGCCCACCGGTGCGATCGAACCGCACGGTCCGCACCTACCGCTGGCCACCGATCTGATCGTCGCCGAGGCCCTGTCGAGCGCCGTCGTCGAACGGGGAGCCGCTGCCGGGCATGATGTCTGGCTGCTGCCCGCGCTGGGCTACACCAAGTCCGACGAGCACGCTCACCTGCCCGGCACCATCTGGCTGCGCGCCTCCACCTTGTTCGACACCATCGTCGACATCGGATCCGCACTCGGCGCCACTCCGGCGCGTCGGGTGCTGTTCCTCAACGCGCACGGCGGCAACTCGGCGCTGCTGGAGGTCGCGGCGCGGGAACTGCGGCGCCGTTTTGATCTGCAGACCTTCTTCACCGCCGGACCGGGGGCGGCCGGCCCCACCGAACGTGGCCTCGGCATCCATGCCGGCTGGGCGGAGACGTCGATGATGCTGCACCTGCGCCCCGATCTGGTGCAGCTGGACAAAGCCACCGCAGCAGTGGCCGACGCGGTGGCCGACGCCGTCCATGTGGGATTCACCAAAACCGTTCGGTTCGGCTGGCTGGCAACCGATTTCACCGAATCCGGGGTGATCGGGGACCCCACCGGCGCCGACGCCGACAGCGGCGCCCGCCTGTTCGAGGAGCGCGTCGACACACTGGTGGCGGCTCTGGCGGAGATCTCCACCTTCGACCCAGGACGGGTGGCCCGGTGA
- a CDS encoding SRPBCC family protein has protein sequence MVAEHLEIESSLTVKRDTEASREQVWAVIADGWTYSQWVVGNSRMRAVDPNWPQVGSSIRHSVGVWPLLLDDLTVVQECVPKRELVLLAKGRPLGKARITIRLFDVDGGGCRIEMSEVPVGAPMGWVPQRVALAAAFPRNRECTWRLAAIAERRTPAEMPSHDSE, from the coding sequence CTGGTGGCTGAACATCTGGAGATAGAAAGCTCGCTGACGGTGAAGCGGGACACCGAGGCCAGCCGCGAGCAGGTGTGGGCGGTGATCGCCGACGGCTGGACCTATTCCCAATGGGTGGTGGGCAACAGTCGGATGCGTGCTGTCGATCCGAACTGGCCGCAGGTGGGCAGCTCCATTCGGCACTCGGTCGGTGTGTGGCCGCTGCTGCTCGACGATCTCACGGTGGTGCAGGAGTGCGTACCGAAACGTGAGCTGGTGCTGCTGGCCAAAGGCAGACCGCTCGGCAAGGCCCGAATCACCATTCGTCTGTTCGACGTCGACGGCGGTGGTTGTCGGATCGAGATGTCCGAGGTGCCCGTGGGGGCACCGATGGGATGGGTCCCCCAGAGGGTCGCGTTGGCCGCGGCTTTTCCGCGCAACCGGGAGTGCACCTGGCGCCTCGCGGCCATCGCCGAGCGACGAACACCCGCGGAGATGCCCTCGCATGACTCCGAGTGA